In a single window of the Stigmatopora nigra isolate UIUO_SnigA chromosome 7, RoL_Snig_1.1, whole genome shotgun sequence genome:
- the LOC144199262 gene encoding uncharacterized protein LOC144199262 isoform X1, translated as MGENIASYLKFLEGNYRKMLIENSELSNGAKAGAKAGEKAQAELRESDLRLESLKGAPRTINVELQSVRVELRKPSREPDEVKAPKDDPAGEPADREDPGAVTRRRPSSAGSRNAPEDKEASPQEEEEDVDGAEKDDNICREEGKNRGDVLQEEEEEEEEENGGEKDKDGNGRQKKSPQKEEVEEVGEEEEEEKASRGQEDLKDREEESEEEEEVQGSGEEEKDDSQQVEENQTKWEETEVSCEPWEQTESEEEEEAKEEEAKEEQAKEEQAKESENREDGEEREKSGPGHSAEGQREEVNDDPENLEGDAREEVVVSGGLVNSEEEEREEVKSQLKNLEVEEREEVKSQLKNLEGGEREEVKSVADNWEEGERQEVKSRLKNLEEGERQEVKSGPKNLEEKQEEVPLKSGAKNWEEGEREEVKSSPKNVEEDKEKAQEEMATPPVRGEEKKEEVEGKQKEAKPEEAEWKGRLSKDKEARMEEEWRERLSKQREQSRKEEEQRRKDKEQHKGKDGWVEREKRQEERRREREKKLSAEWKEREKRDGEKRKERERLKNERKVKELQRERRRDDWWDSGEDDPQPEEKRERERRDREQYKEKEKLRAEWKEQERREEEKRKDRERKLKAEWEEMEKRDKEKRKERQRKERKRMEERMRGEGQPQEEANFFRKFLGLLCMDRKE; from the exons ATGGGGGAGAACATCGCCTCCTACCTCAAGTTCCTGGAGGGCAACTACCGCAAGATGCTGATCGAGAACTCGGAACTGTCCAACGGCGCCAAGGCCGGCGCCAAGGCCGGCGAGAAGGCCCAGGCCGAGCTCCGCGAGAGCGACCTGCGGCTGGAGAGCCTCAAGGGGGCGCCGCGCACCATCAACGTGGAGCTCCAGAGCGTGAGGGTGGAGCTACGCAAACCCTCCCGAGAACCCGACGAAGTCAAGGCGCCCAAGGACGACCCGGCGGGCGAGCCGGCCGATAGAGAGGACCCGGGCGCCGTGACCCGCCGCCGCCCG AGCTCGGCGGGGAGTCGGAACGCGCCAGAGGACAAGGAGGCGTCGccgcaggaggaggaggaggacgtggACGGCGCCGAGAAGGACGACAACATTTGTAGGGAGGAGGGTAAAAACAGAGGGGACGTCCtccaggaggaagaggaggaggaggaggaggagaatggAGGGGAGAAGGACAAGGACGGCAATGGCCGCCAGAAGAAAAGTCCACAAAAGGAAGAGGTGGAGGAggtgggggaggaggaggaggaggaaaaggcaAGTCGAGGTCAGGAGGATTTGAAAGACAGAGAAGAAGagagtgaggaggaggaggaagttcAAGGCAGCGGCGAGGAGGAGAAAGATGACAGCCAGCAGGTGGAGGAGAACCAGACAAAATGGGAGGAGACAGAGGTAAGCTGTGAGCCGTGGGAGCAGACAGaaagtgaggaggaggaggaggcgaaggaggaggaggcgaaGGAGGAGCAGGCGAAGGAGGAGCAGGCCAAGGAGTCAGAAAATCGGGAGGACGGGGAGGAGAGGGAAAAGAGTGGGCCGGGACACTCGGCAGAAGGACAGCGGGAGGAGGTGAATGACGACCCCGAGAATTTGGAAGGAGACGCGcgggaggaggtggtggtgagTGGTGGGCTGGTCAactcggaagaggaggagcggGAGGAGGTGAAAAGCCAGTTGAAGAACTTGGAAGTGGAAGAGAGGGAGGAGGTGAAAAGCCAGTTGAAGAATTTGGAAGGAGGGGAGCGGGAGGAGGTCAAAAGCGTGGCCGACAATTGGGAAGAAGGGGAGCGCCAAGAGGTGAAAAGCAGGTTGAAGAATTTGGAAGAAGGGGAACGCCAGGAGGTGAAAAGCGGGCCCAAAAATCTGGAGGAGAAGCAAGAGGAGGTGCCGCTGAAAAGCGGGGCCAAGAATTGGGAAGAAGGGGAGCGGGAGGAGGTGAAGAGCTCGCCCAAAAATGTAGAAGAGGACAAGGAAAAAGCCCAGGAGGAGATGGCCACGCCGCCTGTGcggggggaggagaaaaaaGAGGAGGTGGAGGGCAAGCAGAAGGAGGCCAAGCCGGAGGAGGCGGAGTGGAAGGGCCGTCTGTCCAAAGACAAGGAGGCCCGCATGGAGGAGGAGTGGCGGGAGCGTCTCAGCAAGCAGAGGGAGCAAAGCCGCAAGGAGGAGGAGCAACGACGCAAGGACAAGGAGCAGCACAAGGGCAAGGACGGATGGGTGGAGAGGGAGAAGCGCCAGGAGGAGCGCCGCAGGGAGCGCGAGAAGAAACTCAGCGCCGAGTGGAAGGAGCGAGAGAAGCGCGACGGCGAGAAGAGGAAGGAGCGCGAGCGCCTCAAGAACGAGCGCAAGGTCAAGGAGCTCCAGCGGGAGAGGAGGCGCGACGACTGGTGGGACAGCGGCGAGGACGACCCCCAGCCCGAGGAGAAGAGGGAGCGCGAGCGACGGGACAGGGAGCAGTACAAGGAGAAGGAGAAGCTCAGGGCCGAGTGGAAGGAGCAGGAGCGCCGGGAGGAGGAGAAACGCAAGGACAGGGAGCGAAAGCTCAAGGCCGAGTGGGAGGAGATGGAGAAGCGAGACAAGGAGAAGAGGAAGGAGCGACAGAGGAAGGAGAGGAAGAGGATGGAGGAGAGGATGAGGGGGGAGGGACAACCGCAGGAGGAGGCCAACTTCTTCAGAAAGTTCCTCGGTCTCCTCTGTATGGACAGGAAGGAGTAG
- the LOC144199262 gene encoding uncharacterized protein LOC144199262 isoform X2, protein MGENIASYLKFLEGNYRKMLIENSELSNGAKAGAKAGEKAQAELRESDLRLESLKGAPRTINVELQSVRVELRKPSREPDEVKAPKDDPAGEPADREDPGAVTRRRPSSAGSRNAPEDKEASPQEEEEDVDGAEKDDNICREEGKNRGDVLQEEEEEEEEENGGEKDKDGNGRQKKSPQKEEVEEVGEEEEEEKASRGQEDLKDREEESEEEEEVQGSGEEEKDDSQQVEENQTKWEETEVSCEPWEQTESEEEEEAKEEEAKEEQAKEEQAKESENREDGEEREKSGPGHSAEGQREEVNDDPENLEGDAREEVVVSGGLVNSEEEEREEVKSQLKNLEGGEREEVKSVADNWEEGERQEVKSRLKNLEEGERQEVKSGPKNLEEKQEEVPLKSGAKNWEEGEREEVKSSPKNVEEDKEKAQEEMATPPVRGEEKKEEVEGKQKEAKPEEAEWKGRLSKDKEARMEEEWRERLSKQREQSRKEEEQRRKDKEQHKGKDGWVEREKRQEERRREREKKLSAEWKEREKRDGEKRKERERLKNERKVKELQRERRRDDWWDSGEDDPQPEEKRERERRDREQYKEKEKLRAEWKEQERREEEKRKDRERKLKAEWEEMEKRDKEKRKERQRKERKRMEERMRGEGQPQEEANFFRKFLGLLCMDRKE, encoded by the exons ATGGGGGAGAACATCGCCTCCTACCTCAAGTTCCTGGAGGGCAACTACCGCAAGATGCTGATCGAGAACTCGGAACTGTCCAACGGCGCCAAGGCCGGCGCCAAGGCCGGCGAGAAGGCCCAGGCCGAGCTCCGCGAGAGCGACCTGCGGCTGGAGAGCCTCAAGGGGGCGCCGCGCACCATCAACGTGGAGCTCCAGAGCGTGAGGGTGGAGCTACGCAAACCCTCCCGAGAACCCGACGAAGTCAAGGCGCCCAAGGACGACCCGGCGGGCGAGCCGGCCGATAGAGAGGACCCGGGCGCCGTGACCCGCCGCCGCCCG AGCTCGGCGGGGAGTCGGAACGCGCCAGAGGACAAGGAGGCGTCGccgcaggaggaggaggaggacgtggACGGCGCCGAGAAGGACGACAACATTTGTAGGGAGGAGGGTAAAAACAGAGGGGACGTCCtccaggaggaagaggaggaggaggaggaggagaatggAGGGGAGAAGGACAAGGACGGCAATGGCCGCCAGAAGAAAAGTCCACAAAAGGAAGAGGTGGAGGAggtgggggaggaggaggaggaggaaaaggcaAGTCGAGGTCAGGAGGATTTGAAAGACAGAGAAGAAGagagtgaggaggaggaggaagttcAAGGCAGCGGCGAGGAGGAGAAAGATGACAGCCAGCAGGTGGAGGAGAACCAGACAAAATGGGAGGAGACAGAGGTAAGCTGTGAGCCGTGGGAGCAGACAGaaagtgaggaggaggaggaggcgaaggaggaggaggcgaaGGAGGAGCAGGCGAAGGAGGAGCAGGCCAAGGAGTCAGAAAATCGGGAGGACGGGGAGGAGAGGGAAAAGAGTGGGCCGGGACACTCGGCAGAAGGACAGCGGGAGGAGGTGAATGACGACCCCGAGAATTTGGAAGGAGACGCGcgggaggaggtggtggtgagTGGTGGGCTGGTCAactcggaagaggaggagcggGAGGAG GTGAAAAGCCAGTTGAAGAATTTGGAAGGAGGGGAGCGGGAGGAGGTCAAAAGCGTGGCCGACAATTGGGAAGAAGGGGAGCGCCAAGAGGTGAAAAGCAGGTTGAAGAATTTGGAAGAAGGGGAACGCCAGGAGGTGAAAAGCGGGCCCAAAAATCTGGAGGAGAAGCAAGAGGAGGTGCCGCTGAAAAGCGGGGCCAAGAATTGGGAAGAAGGGGAGCGGGAGGAGGTGAAGAGCTCGCCCAAAAATGTAGAAGAGGACAAGGAAAAAGCCCAGGAGGAGATGGCCACGCCGCCTGTGcggggggaggagaaaaaaGAGGAGGTGGAGGGCAAGCAGAAGGAGGCCAAGCCGGAGGAGGCGGAGTGGAAGGGCCGTCTGTCCAAAGACAAGGAGGCCCGCATGGAGGAGGAGTGGCGGGAGCGTCTCAGCAAGCAGAGGGAGCAAAGCCGCAAGGAGGAGGAGCAACGACGCAAGGACAAGGAGCAGCACAAGGGCAAGGACGGATGGGTGGAGAGGGAGAAGCGCCAGGAGGAGCGCCGCAGGGAGCGCGAGAAGAAACTCAGCGCCGAGTGGAAGGAGCGAGAGAAGCGCGACGGCGAGAAGAGGAAGGAGCGCGAGCGCCTCAAGAACGAGCGCAAGGTCAAGGAGCTCCAGCGGGAGAGGAGGCGCGACGACTGGTGGGACAGCGGCGAGGACGACCCCCAGCCCGAGGAGAAGAGGGAGCGCGAGCGACGGGACAGGGAGCAGTACAAGGAGAAGGAGAAGCTCAGGGCCGAGTGGAAGGAGCAGGAGCGCCGGGAGGAGGAGAAACGCAAGGACAGGGAGCGAAAGCTCAAGGCCGAGTGGGAGGAGATGGAGAAGCGAGACAAGGAGAAGAGGAAGGAGCGACAGAGGAAGGAGAGGAAGAGGATGGAGGAGAGGATGAGGGGGGAGGGACAACCGCAGGAGGAGGCCAACTTCTTCAGAAAGTTCCTCGGTCTCCTCTGTATGGACAGGAAGGAGTAG